TTGAAGCTGCTCCTGGTATATTGTCTACTCCATAATGAACTATTCCATCTACAACAAATGTTGGGTTTTCATGAGTAGTATGACGATAAGTTTCAATAGCTCCTCCTACATCAGCACTTACATCTACTATTACTGATCCTTTTTTCATCATAGAAAGCATTTCTCTAGTTACTAGATGATCCTTTCTATGTTTTGGCCATTTTACACAGTTTATTATTAGGTCAAGATTAGGCATTAAAGCTTTTATATTTGCTGAGTTAGATATCATTGTATTAATTCCAGGATATTTTTCTATCAAATCTCTTAATATCTTTACATTGATATCCATAACTGTTATATTTGCTCCAAGTCCATAAGCTAATTGTAATGCTCCAGTTCCTGCAAGTCCTGCTCCTATAATAAGAATATTTGCTGCTGGTGCTCCCCCTGCTCCACAAATTAGTTGTCCAGATCCTCCATTAGTTCTTAAAAGGTGTTCTGCCCCTTTTAAAAGTCCTAATTTACCAGCTATCTCACAGTTAGGTGATCCATATCTATGAGTATCTTCTGCTGTAAATGCTATAACTTTTGATTTTAATAAAACGTCTACTTCTTCTTTAGAAGCAGCTGGATGAAGACAAGTAAATATTATCTGCCCTTCCCTTAAAAGATCATATTCACATTCCTCTAACTCCTTTACTTTTGTAACAAAATCACAAGTTGCATAGATTTCTTTCATATCTTTTGCTATTTTTGCCCCTGCTTTTATATAATCTGCATCTTCAAAACTTGCTCCTTCTCCTGCTCCAGTTTCTACAAATACTTCTGCTCCTAAAGAAACCAATTCTGCTGCCTCATTAGGTGTCATTATTGTTCTAAACTCTCCATCTTTAATATCTTTTAATAATCCTACTTTCATTTTTATCCTCCTTAGATATACTGCTTTGTTTATGCTTTAATATAAAGCAATATCTATGCCAATAAATAATATTTTTTTATGACCTGAAAAGGATAAAAAATGTTATTTTTATAAAA
Above is a window of Fusobacterium varium DNA encoding:
- the ald gene encoding Alanine dehydrogenase, with the protein product MKVGLLKDIKDGEFRTIMTPNEAAELVSLGAEVFVETGAGEGASFEDADYIKAGAKIAKDMKEIYATCDFVTKVKELEECEYDLLREGQIIFTCLHPAASKEEVDVLLKSKVIAFTAEDTHRYGSPNCEIAGKLGLLKGAEHLLRTNGGSGQLICGAGGAPAANILIIGAGLAGTGALQLAYGLGANITVMDINVKILRDLIEKYPGINTMISNSANIKALMPNLDLIINCVKWPKHRKDHLVTREMLSMMKKGSVIVDVSADVGGAIETYRHTTHENPTFVVDGIVHYGVDNIPGAASKTTSIAYAASVIEHFKSIVQNGVKEACRLNGYLRRSMTSYLGVLTHEETSAIQGREWVTPEEMLGLEEGTYNIAPKATSTSSKPTTCKK